The sequence GAACCCTGAACCCTGAACCCTGAACCCTGAACCCTGAACCCTGAACCCTGAACCCTGAACCCTGAACCCTGAACCCTGAACCCTGAACCCTGAACCCTGAACCCTGAACCCCGTCATCGGCAATCGTAATCAGGTCGGCCAGGGCCGTTTGTGGATCCAGGCCATGGTTGCTGGCATCAGGTTCATACTTTTCAAAATACACCCGAAGCGTTGCGCCCTTCGTTCCAGTGCCTGAGAGCCGGAAGACAATCCGCGAACCGTCGGTAAATCCAATTCTGACACCTTGTTTCTGGCTCACGCTCCCGTCCACCGGGTCGGTGTAGCTAAAATCATCGGCATATTCGACCTGATAGCTTCCAAGTGTTTTTCCTGGCATTTCGCCCAGGGCCGCCCGAAGTTGATTCATCAGTTGATTGGCTGGTTCGATGGCGATTTCTTCATAATCGTGCCGGGAGTAGTAATTCCGGCCATAGGTTTGCCAGTGTTCGCGGACGATTTCAGCCACCGATTGTTTTCTCACCGCCAGGATATTGAGCCAGAAAAGCACCGCCCACAGGCCGTCTTTTTCGCGAACGTGATTTGAGCCCGTGCCAAAACTCTCTTCGCCGCACAGGGTAGCCGTGCCGGCATCCAGAAGATTCCCAAAGAATTTCCATCCGGTTGGCGTCTCAAAACAATTGATTCCAAGTTTGGCTGCAACCCGGTCCGCTGCCTGACTGGTTGGCATTGAGCGTGCCACGCCGGCGATGCCGTTCCGGTAGCCAGGCACCAGGGTCGCATTAGCTGCCAGGACCGCCAGACTGTCACTCGGAGTGACAAAGAAGTTTCCTCCGAGCACCATGTTCCGGTCGCCGTCGCCATCTGAAGCCGCACCAAAATCCGGCACGTCATCACCAAACAGCTTTTCAACCAGTTCGTGGGCATACACCAGATTTGGGTCTGGATGTCCATTGCCGAAATCTTCAAGCGGGATGCCATTCATCACGGTGCCGGCTGGGGCACCCAGGCGATGTTCAAAGATTTCACGCGCATACGGGCCAGTGACTGCGTGCATCGAGTCAATTGCCATTCGAAATGAACCAGACGTGACCAGCTCGCGGATGGCCGCAAAATCAAAGAGTGTTTCCATCAATTCGGCATAATCCGCCACTGAATCAACCACTTCAACGGCAGTGTTTCCAAGCGTTGATGTTCCCAACTGGTCAAGATTAATGTCGGGAGCATCGAGGATTTGGTATTCAGCAATCGTTTTGGTGCGGGCAAAAATGGCTTCGGTCACTTTTTCCGGTGCCGGGCCGCCGTTGCTGATGTTGTATTTGATTCCGAAATCACCATGTGGCCCGCCGGGGTTATGCGAAGCGGAAAGGATAATGCCTCCGAATGCATTGTACTTGCGGATGATGCACGATACTGCGGGTGTTGAGAGGATACCGCCTTGACCAACCAGGATTTTTCCCCAGCCGTTGGCCGCGGCCATTTTCAAAATGGTTTGAATGGCGTGGCGGTTGTGATACCGGCCATCTCCGCCAAGCACCAGAGTTTGGCCAGAAAAACCTTCGAGCGAATCAAAAATGGATTGAACAAAATTTTCCAGATAGTGCGGTTGCTGAAAGACCGTCACTGCTTTGCGCAGGCCCGAAGTACCGGGCTTCTGGTCAGTAAACGGCGTTGTCGGAAGGGTCCGAATATCCATAGAGTTACACCAGGGAGGGGTTCCTTTCACGTGTAGGTTTTTTGTTTGGGTTCGACTGGGCCGAGCCCATTGGTTCTTATCCCGAAGGGATGGAGCCATGTGAGCCGGTGGTCAG is a genomic window of Acidobacteriota bacterium containing:
- a CDS encoding alpha-D-glucose phosphate-specific phosphoglucomutase, with amino-acid sequence MDIRTLPTTPFTDQKPGTSGLRKAVTVFQQPHYLENFVQSIFDSLEGFSGQTLVLGGDGRYHNRHAIQTILKMAAANGWGKILVGQGGILSTPAVSCIIRKYNAFGGIILSASHNPGGPHGDFGIKYNISNGGPAPEKVTEAIFARTKTIAEYQILDAPDINLDQLGTSTLGNTAVEVVDSVADYAELMETLFDFAAIRELVTSGSFRMAIDSMHAVTGPYAREIFEHRLGAPAGTVMNGIPLEDFGNGHPDPNLVYAHELVEKLFGDDVPDFGAASDGDGDRNMVLGGNFFVTPSDSLAVLAANATLVPGYRNGIAGVARSMPTSQAADRVAAKLGINCFETPTGWKFFGNLLDAGTATLCGEESFGTGSNHVREKDGLWAVLFWLNILAVRKQSVAEIVREHWQTYGRNYYSRHDYEEIAIEPANQLMNQLRAALGEMPGKTLGSYQVEYADDFSYTDPVDGSVSQKQGVRIGFTDGSRIVFRLSGTGTKGATLRVYFEKYEPDASNHGLDPQTALADLITIADDGVQGSGFRVQGSGFRVQGSGFRVQGSGFRVQGSGFRVQGSGFRVFERELIQHTYVL